In one Dermacentor albipictus isolate Rhodes 1998 colony chromosome 4, USDA_Dalb.pri_finalv2, whole genome shotgun sequence genomic region, the following are encoded:
- the LOC139059697 gene encoding endothelin-converting enzyme 2-like has product MEEKAADDTNVLDTELSRTVDTSRTLDASRTLDASRTEESSRGKRKRRRSKLGRKRHGDTTAAAGSVVKDTRGRDLREQSSVTSTEKSWSSKLETTEKSTNPEEAKERTRDNSAPVKKLQGAVEGAQDPETDRAAQAPSSSVTVGNAEVPQTKAVESAARGHVAQTPEDNTQRCRYFNDVSTTVALTAGFAAIIFIIIFGRNGPKPGGYLTCYTDSCNLFAQRLRASLNASASVPCYNFKEFVCNGWRRHNTYSVRQNMTLTALDALAALANSVSVPTKGQTTAQRGAGFFRSCYAVLKNDKNDIAVVKKLLREAKVEWPRRPTQPDVLHTLFYSSIRLRWSPIFNIEIETTKTYATRVFLMPYEDFDLVARKYTSLQRSDAAERRAYFDVLADEFGASAADQTVVSFEEVENTLQVMLDPLLDAMLKERKPLAISTAWLYRSGADPSKARWQSVLASYGVEVRETVIYETEAISFVTEFFTLWERYGEAMTEILVSWCTVQVAALYANHRLVTNYYGTQDAALFQHGAFCLSKAYLIAGFSVFAPYISEEMKPPARGDAEVIALSVRRAFLKRLMKWQHYEPERIVLGDWDSVSVVFSPFDSDATSIGNGSRSYPDMGESLAENWRDAAVPLDVMRSDMVYAALKHLKLHVVLEYDFLLLPFATAFPNYHPNVAEAIKYAGVGKEVALALSDAFLDTYARFKEAKKDIERASTCMAGTPDFGSNLEAIALSVLFDAFRSALDDKDVRLVGLNDYTASQIFFIASCYAKCPGRSEGTHEDCNMALRYVDAFADAFSCPQLTYMNPADRCRLF; this is encoded by the exons ATGGAAGAAAAGGCGGCTGACGATACTAATGTATTGGACACCGAACTCTCCCGTACCGTCGACACCTCTCGCACGCTAGACGCCTCTCGCACGCTAGACGCCTCTCGCACGGAAGAGTCGTCGCGAGGAAAGCGAAAGCGCCGTCGTTCGAAGCTAGGTAGGAAACGCCATGGCGACACAACCGCTGCGGCCGGTTCAGTGGTCAAGGACACGAGAGGCAGGGATCTCCGGGAACAGTCTTCAGTTACATCTACCGAGAAGAGCTGGAGCAGCAAGCTTGAAACCACGGAGAAGTCCACCAATCCAGAAGAAGCCAAAGAACGGACCCGGGACAACTCGGCGCCGGTAAAGAAGCTGCAGGGTGCCGTGGAAGGCGCTCAGGACCCCGAAACGGATCGCGCGGCTCAGGCTCCATCCTCGTCGGTTACCGTCGGGAACGCGGAGGTCCCACAAACGAAAGCGGTGGAGTCTGCGGCTCGAGGCCATGTTGCCCAAACGCCGGAG gataACACTCAGCGGTGCCGGTATTTCAACGACGTGAGCACGACAGTGGCCCTGACGGCGGGCTTTGCCGCCATAATCTTCATCATAATCTTTGGACGTAACGGCCCCAAGCCCGGCGGGTATCTTACGTGCTACACCGACAGCTGCAACCTCTTCGCGCAGAGGCTACGCGCGTCACTTAACGCATCCGCTTCCGTACCCTGTTACAATTTCAAGGAATTCGTCTGCAACGGGTGGCGACGCCACAACACCTACAGCGTTCGCCAAAACATGACGCTTACCGCACTTGACGCGCTAGCGGCTCTGGCCAACAGTGTCAGTGTGCCAACCAAAGGCCAGACGACTGCCCAGAGAGGCGCAGGCTTCTTCCGCAGCTGCTACGCTGTCCTCAAAAACGACAAGAATGACATCGCAGTAGTCAAGAAGTTGCTGAGAGAAGCAAAGGTCGAATGGCCCCGGCGTCCCACGCAGCCGGACGTATTGCACACGCTCTTCTATTCGTCCATTCGCCTTCGATGGAGCCCCATCTTTAACATCGAGATAGAAACCACGAAGACTTACGCAACGCGGGTCTTCCTGATGCCGTATGAGGATTTCGACCTCGTGGCGCGCAAGTACACCTCCCTGCAAAGATCAGATGCAGCTGAAAGGCGTGCCTATTTCGATGTCCTCGCCGACGAATTTGGTGCGTCTGCAGCCGACCAGACGGTTGTCAGCTTCGAAGAAGTCGAGAACACCCTGCAGGTCATGCTGGATCCACTCCTGGACGCCATGCTGAAGGAGAGGAAGCCACTGGCCATCAGCACCGCATGGCTGTACAGGTCGGGGGCCGATCCGAGCAAAGCGCGCTGGCAATCGGTGCTCGCCTCGTACGGCGTTGAGGTCCGCGAGACGGTCATCTACGAGACAGAAGCCATATCGTTCGTTACGGAGTTCTTCACCCTGTGGGAAAGGTACGGCGAGGCCATGACCGAAATTCTGGTGTCTTGGTGCACCGTGCAGGTGGCCGCACTGTACGCCAATCACCGGCTCGTCACCAACTATTACGGCACACAAGATGCGGCGCTCTTTCAACACGGCGCCTTCTGTCTCAGCAAGGCTTACCTCATCGCGGGTTTCTCCGTGTTCGCTCCGTACATCAGCGAAGAAATGAAACCACCAGCCCGCGGCGACGCAGAGGTCATCGCCCTTTCTGTGCGACGCGCTTTCCTCAAGAGGCTCATGAAGTGGCAACACTACGAGCCAGAAAGGATCGTCTTGGGTGATTGGGATTCTGTGTCTGTCGTCTTTAGCCCTTTTGACAGCGATGCCACGAGCATCGGGAACGGTAGTCGTTCCTACCCGGATATGGGGGAGTCCCTGGCGGAGAACTGGAGAGACGCCGCGGTGCCGCTCGACGTCATGCGATCTGACATGGTTTACGCCGCTCTTAAGCACCTAAAACTGCACGTAGTGCTCGAGTACGACTTTCTCCTCCTGCCATTCGCCACGGCGTTTCCGAACTATCATCCCAATGTAGCTGAAGCCATCAAATACGCCGGCGTTGGTAAGGAAGTGGCGCTAGCACTGAGCGATGCTTTTCTGGACACCTATGCACGCTTCAAGGAAGCAAAAAAAGATATTGAACGTGCCTCCACTTGTATGGCCGGTACGCCAGACTTTGGCAGCAACCTGGAAGCGATCGCGCTTAGCGTCCTTTTCGACGCCTTCAGGAGCGCTTTGGATGACAAAGATGTTCGGCTCGTAGGGCTCAACGACTACACGGCGTCGCAGATTTTTTTTATAGCATCGTGTTACGCGAAATGTCCGGGACGTTCTGAAGGCACTCACGAAGACTGCAATATGGCATTGAGGTACGTCGATGCCTTCGCTGACGCCTTCAGTTGTCCTCAATTAACGTATATGAACCCCGCCGACCGCTGTCGCCTCTTCTGA